The genomic segment CATTGAGTTGATTTATGTCCTAGTGGATCCTAGGATTCGGATTGCTAGTGCCGGTGGGGTGAGTCTGTGAACTAAGCTTAAGTTTGTTTATTTACGCCAAGCTTGATTGCGTAAGTGAAGACGGATTAACCACACTAATTCCCACAATGTGTTGTTCAATTCGCCCCAACACCGCCAGCTGTTAGAGCTCAAAGCAATTGATTACAAGCACAATACCATTAGCTTAACTGAACAGCAAAAAACCACCCTTAAAATTGAACCAACTGCTAACTTTGTTTTGTTAGGAACTAAATGTTTAAAGATTATTACGATCCATGGATAAGCACCAAAAATTTGACCAAAGCCTGTTTCAACGGGTAGACATTAATGTCTTAAAACGCTCTGACCAGTTGATTGGCAAACCAACCACTAACTTTGTCGAAATTATGAAGCGGTTGTTCCAAAATAAGTGAGCAATCCTCTTCTTTTTACTGATTGTGCTAATTATTTTGTTAGCCATCATTGTACCCTTAGCATCACCTTATTCAGCCGTTACTCCAGTATCGAACAACGCTTTGGCACAGAACCTACCACCACGATACCTCTGGAACGGCGCGGGTGACATTCAAGTAGAGAAAATTACGGCACGCTCGATTGCTGAAGTGGCCCAATCAAGTGGTGTTTTGGTAGGGAAATTACCGGAGGCAAGTAGCAATCCACTCGCTACTAACGTTAAGTACAACATTGCGCCTTACCAACTAGCAGAGCTGAAAAACTACTATCCATTATTAGGCACTAACGGTTTAGGGGTTGATATTTGAACTTTACTGTGAGCCAGTATGGCCAAGTCACTCTGAATTGCGATTGTGGTAGCCTTAGTTTCAATGGTCTTCGGCACCATTTACGGCGCGATTGCTGGGAGCTTTGTTGGACGCGCTGCTGACAACATTATGAGCCGGATCATTGAAATTATTGATTTGGTTCCTTCAATTCTCTGGATCATTGTCTTGGGAGCAACATTCCGCTTTGGTGGGGTAAAACAATTTGATGACAGTGTGGTGATCTTTACCTTAATCTTTGTCTTTTGGACCTGACCCGCTGCTACCACAAGGATCTACATCTTAAAGAATAAGGATACGGAGTACATCCAAGCAGCGCGTACCTTAGGAGCAAAACAAATTCGCATTATTTTTGTCCACATGCTACCAGTTGTAACTGGTCGTTTAGCAGTCGTCTTTGTGAGTTTGATTCCCGCTGTGATTGGTTATGAAGCATCACTGGTTTTCTTAGGGCTTAAACCTGCTACCGAAGTGGGACTTGGTGCTTTATTAAACCAGGTCACCAGTAGTGGTAACATAGCACTGATTACCAGCTCAATTGTGAGCTTTGCAATTCTCACCGTTTCGACCCGCGTGTTTGCTAACGCTTTAAATGACGCAATTGACCCACGGGTAATAAGGAGGTAATATGGCACTAAAAGCAACTAATTTTTTTACAGAACCAGAGTACAAACTGCAGGATGATTTGATCTTAGACATCCGTGATCTTCACGTGAGTTTTAAGGTTAAAGACGGCATTATGCAAGCTGTCCGTGGTGTTGATCTCAAAGTCAAAAAGGGCGCCATTGTCGGCATTGTGGGCGAATCTGGTAGTGGTAAATCGGTCTGTGTTAAGTCGATTATTGGCTTTAACGATGGCGCAAAAACGACCGCTAAGTTAATGAACTTTAAGAACATTGACATTAGCAAGATTAAAAAGCACCAGTGACAGTACTACCGTGGCACGTACGTGTCTTACATTTCCCAAGATCCACTGTTCTCGTTAAACCCCACCATGACCATCGGTCGCCAGGTTAAAGAAGCGATTTATGTGTCGTGTAAGCGCCGATATTACCAAACTAAGAGTGACCTCAAATACGATTTGCAAACAGAACGAATTGACCTGGACACTTACAAGGAAAAACTAGCACAAGCCAAGGAAACTTACAAAGCTAAAACGACTAAGGCGGCGGTCCATGCAAAAACGCTAGAAATCCTTAACTTCATTGGCATTGACCAAGCTGAAAAGCGCTTAAAGGCCTTTCCAAGTGAGTTTTCCGGGGGAATGCGGCAACGGATTGTGATCGCGATTGCCGTAGCCACCGAACCGGATTTAATTATTGCCGATGAACCGACCACGGCGTTGGATGTGACCATCCAAGCGAAGGCGTTGAACCTAATTAAACAGCTGCGTGACCTGCTCAACATTACCATTATTTTTATTAGTCACAACATCTCGTTAATTGCTAATTTCTGTGACTTTGTATACGTAATGTACGCTGGTCGATTAGTGGAAAAGGGCTTAGTTGAGGAAATCTTTACCAATCCGGTGCACCCCTACACTTGGGCATTAATGGCTTCTATCCCTGAAGGTACGGACAAAAACGCTCCGCTAACCTCAATTCCTGGGTATATTCCCAATATGTTATCCCCGCCTAAGGGCGATGCCTTTGCAGCGCGGAACCAGTTTGCACTTGCCATTGATTTCGAGCACCAACCGCCGTTCTTTGATGTAACGGAAACTCATAAGGCCGCTACCTGGCTACTCCATCCCCAAGCACCGAAGGTAGAGATGCCCGCCGATGTCAAGGAAAAGATTGCCATTACCCGCAAAGCACTCGCCATTAAAATGCCATCTCAACCTGTAAAACAACCAAAAAGCAATGGAAACAAAAAAACAAAAACAAAATCCGCTCGTTAATGTTAAAGCCTTGAGCATGTTGTTCAAG from the Mycoplasmoides pneumoniae FH genome contains:
- a CDS encoding ABC transporter permease → MDKHQKFDQSLFQRVDINVLKRSDQLIGKPTTNFVEIMKRLFQNKWAILFFLLIVLIILLAIIVPLASPYSAVTPVSNNALAQNLPPRYLWNGAGDIQVEKITARSIAEVAQSSGVLVGKLPEASSNPLATNVKYNIAPYQLAELKNYYPLLGTNGLGVDIWTLLWASMAKSLWIAIVVALVSMVFGTIYGAIAGSFVGRAADNIMSRIIEIIDLVPSILWIIVLGATFRFGGVKQFDDSVVIFTLIFVFWTWPAATTRIYILKNKDTEYIQAARTLGAKQIRIIFVHMLPVVTGRLAVVFVSLIPAVIGYEASLVFLGLKPATEVGLGALLNQVTSSGNIALITSSIVSFAILTVSTRVFANALNDAIDPRVIRR
- a CDS encoding ABC transporter ATP-binding protein, which gives rise to MALKATNFFTEPEYKLQDDLILDIRDLHVSFKVKDGIMQAVRGVDLKVKKGAIVGIVGESGSGKSVCVKSIIGFNDGAKTTAKLMNFKNIDISKIKKHQWQYYRGTYVSYISQDPLFSLNPTMTIGRQVKEAIYVSCKRRYYQTKSDLKYDLQTERIDLDTYKEKLAQAKETYKAKTTKAAVHAKTLEILNFIGIDQAEKRLKAFPSEFSGGMRQRIVIAIAVATEPDLIIADEPTTALDVTIQAKALNLIKQLRDLLNITIIFISHNISLIANFCDFVYVMYAGRLVEKGLVEEIFTNPVHPYTWALMASIPEGTDKNAPLTSIPGYIPNMLSPPKGDAFAARNQFALAIDFEHQPPFFDVTETHKAATWLLHPQAPKVEMPADVKEKIAITRKALAIKMPSQPVKQPKSNGNKKTKTKSAR